The following proteins come from a genomic window of Oscillospiraceae bacterium:
- a CDS encoding PAS domain-containing sensor histidine kinase yields IQMLHRALSATQKSLQKEQAKANYILSSMSEGFVLLDKQKNILLCNNSAQEFFACPNQPETIYNLTRHKKLLTAIDNAGSGGQSSILDVKLTRHAKVYVRPSRAAGNTSGVTMLLVDMTAEKELETKKRDFFTNASHELKTPITSIIGFSEMLNQNLIKGEDEKKAAMQRIEAEAKRMSGLINDILTISRLESDGKRNLAQFDFSDVAREAIDALAPQAVGIEINADLTPLICRADKRQLYDLCVNLIENAVKYNKPNGDVFVSAAKKGGNLVFTVKDTGIGIPAEYQTRIFERFFRVDEMRQIAGTGLGLSIVKHIVGSYNGNISLQSCNNAGTEIVVMLPLL; encoded by the coding sequence ATCCAAATGTTGCATCGCGCGTTATCTGCAACACAAAAATCATTACAAAAAGAACAGGCAAAAGCTAACTACATCTTATCCAGCATGTCTGAAGGCTTCGTACTGCTCGACAAGCAAAAAAACATCCTACTCTGCAACAACAGCGCGCAGGAATTTTTTGCTTGTCCCAATCAACCCGAAACCATTTATAACCTCACACGGCATAAAAAGCTGCTCACTGCCATCGACAATGCCGGCAGTGGCGGACAATCAAGTATACTTGATGTCAAACTCACCCGCCACGCTAAAGTTTATGTGCGGCCGTCACGTGCCGCCGGCAACACATCGGGCGTGACGATGCTGCTGGTCGATATGACCGCAGAAAAAGAGTTAGAGACAAAGAAGCGGGATTTCTTTACCAACGCCTCACATGAGTTGAAGACCCCGATCACCTCGATTATCGGTTTCTCCGAAATGCTCAATCAGAATCTCATCAAGGGCGAAGATGAAAAAAAAGCCGCCATGCAGCGCATAGAAGCCGAAGCCAAGCGCATGTCGGGGCTGATTAATGATATTTTAACCATCTCGCGGCTGGAGTCAGACGGCAAACGCAACCTTGCGCAGTTTGATTTCAGTGATGTTGCGCGCGAGGCCATCGACGCTCTTGCACCACAAGCCGTCGGCATTGAAATCAATGCCGATTTAACACCGCTTATCTGCCGTGCTGATAAGCGACAGCTGTATGATTTATGCGTCAATCTCATTGAAAACGCCGTAAAATACAACAAGCCGAACGGAGACGTTTTTGTTTCTGCTGCAAAAAAAGGCGGCAACCTTGTCTTTACTGTCAAAGACACCGGCATCGGCATTCCGGCAGAGTATCAAACCCGTATCTTCGAGCGTTTCTTCCGCGTCGACGAAATGCGTCAAATTGCCGGCACGGGGTTGGGATTGTCGATTGTCAAGCACATTGTCGGGAGTTACAACGGCAATATTTCGTTGCAGAGTTGTAACAACGCGGGAACTGAGATTGTGGTGATGTTGCCGTTGCTGTAA
- a CDS encoding O-methyltransferase: MDVWVSNDSFISEFLVEEDVALKQAFERSRELNLPDMEISPAQGKFLYLLARIKNAKRILEIGTFCGYSTIWLAKAVADGGIVISLECDESYANIAKKNIDSAGLSNQATVLTGDAINLLNQMIAAKEEYFDMIFIDADKPNYPQYLELSLQLAKNGTIICGDNVIRNGELVNTDNFDPKVQGVRRFVEMLGHMKALESTALQTVGVKGYDGFTVSIVK; this comes from the coding sequence ATGGACGTTTGGGTCAGCAATGATTCTTTCATAAGCGAATTTCTTGTTGAAGAAGATGTCGCGCTAAAACAGGCCTTTGAGCGCAGCCGAGAACTCAATTTGCCTGATATGGAAATATCTCCTGCACAAGGAAAATTTTTGTACTTGTTGGCACGCATTAAAAACGCCAAACGCATCCTCGAAATCGGCACATTTTGCGGTTACAGCACAATTTGGTTGGCGAAAGCCGTTGCCGATGGCGGCATTGTGATCAGCCTCGAATGCGATGAAAGCTACGCCAACATAGCGAAAAAAAATATAGACAGTGCCGGCCTTTCAAATCAAGCGACTGTCTTGACAGGCGATGCGATTAATTTATTGAACCAAATGATTGCCGCCAAAGAAGAGTATTTCGATATGATTTTTATCGATGCCGATAAACCCAACTATCCCCAATATTTGGAGTTATCTTTGCAACTTGCAAAAAATGGCACGATTATCTGTGGCGACAATGTCATCCGTAATGGTGAACTGGTTAATACCGACAATTTCGACCCCAAAGTACAAGGTGTCCGACGATTTGTAGAGATGTTGGGACATATGAAAGCTCTCGAGTCAACCGCGCTACAAACTGTCGGTGTAAAAGGGTATGACGGCTTTACTGTAAGCATTGTCAAATAA
- the polA gene encoding DNA polymerase I, which yields MKLLAIDGNSLLNRAYYGIRPLSTREGVPTNAVYGFITMLQRLQNEYSPDAICVCFDVKQPTFRHKRYDQYKATRKPADENLTVQFPLVKDILAAMNIPYYELVGYEADDLLGTIAKKCIESGNDCLIATGDRDAWQLVGDGVTVLHIHSRLQQSGTDYVNTAYIQNKYGLSPQALIDLKALMGDNSDNIPGVPGLGEKTALPLIQSAQTLDALYADLDTHVPRQSVRDKLSAHRDLAFLSRDLVTIDIDVPLEFDLKDTTIKPPNADALYKLFKKLEFGSFIKKWQLSPPESDEAIESKYTPCPVTVIDTPEALSALTAQLTTHHTPAALWLTPHGLLNALCEGGKTYVIKADVPDLLALDFPKIVYNAKSLYRRHDIATVQFDVLLAAHLCAPDRTKLDLPSLAADVLGVELPAPLFEEAEGCGVLSDGAAETAISQWVDALFSLNKHYAEALEQQGLTALYNDIELPLSRVLAEMEDIGIAIDREALQTFGSLLREKVTEQERLAAESIAPIEPINWHSPKQLSVLLFETLQLPTKRKTKTGYSTDIDVLESLRGKHPIVEHMIELRTLSKLSSTYAEGLQRAIGDDGRIHTTFQMTATVTGRLSSTEPNLQNIPIRTELGGELRRMFVASREDYLLVDADYSQIELRVLAHIANDAVMKEAFSKGLDIHTITACEIFGCEPSAVTPLMRRQAKAINFGIVYGMGEHSLAVDLGITHAEAKAYRNSYFARFSGVHEYQKNIVETAKQQGYVSTILGRRRPLPELQSSNHNIRAFGERAALNAPIQGSSADIIKLAMLTVHQALSQSGLQAKLLLQVHDELLLECPKDEANDVCVLVRRCMENVYALTVPLVADIAVGKTWQEAH from the coding sequence GTGAAATTGCTCGCCATCGACGGGAATAGCTTGCTCAACCGTGCCTATTACGGCATCCGCCCGCTCTCGACACGTGAGGGTGTGCCAACCAACGCCGTTTATGGCTTTATAACTATGCTCCAACGCCTGCAAAACGAGTACAGTCCCGATGCTATCTGCGTTTGCTTCGATGTCAAACAGCCAACATTTCGGCATAAACGCTACGACCAATACAAGGCGACACGCAAGCCGGCGGACGAGAATTTAACGGTACAATTCCCGCTCGTCAAAGACATTTTAGCTGCTATGAACATTCCCTATTACGAACTTGTCGGCTACGAGGCCGATGATTTATTGGGTACCATTGCCAAGAAGTGCATCGAAAGTGGCAACGATTGCTTGATTGCCACGGGCGACCGCGATGCTTGGCAATTGGTTGGCGACGGCGTGACGGTACTGCACATTCACAGCAGGCTGCAACAGTCGGGAACCGATTACGTCAATACTGCGTACATTCAGAATAAATACGGCCTTTCGCCGCAAGCACTCATCGACCTCAAGGCCCTAATGGGCGACAACAGCGACAACATCCCGGGCGTGCCGGGACTTGGCGAAAAAACGGCATTGCCACTCATCCAATCAGCGCAAACGCTGGACGCGTTATATGCCGACCTCGATACACACGTGCCGCGCCAATCTGTACGGGACAAGCTCTCCGCTCACCGTGATTTAGCCTTTTTGAGCCGTGATTTAGTGACTATCGACATCGATGTGCCGTTGGAGTTTGATTTGAAAGACACGACAATCAAGCCGCCCAATGCTGACGCGCTATACAAGCTGTTTAAGAAACTTGAGTTCGGCAGTTTTATTAAGAAATGGCAGTTAAGTCCACCGGAAAGTGATGAGGCGATTGAGTCAAAATACACTCCCTGCCCTGTTACAGTCATCGACACACCGGAGGCGCTCAGCGCCCTCACGGCACAACTGACAACGCACCACACACCCGCCGCACTCTGGCTGACCCCGCACGGCTTGCTCAACGCCTTGTGTGAGGGTGGAAAGACTTACGTTATCAAAGCTGATGTTCCAGATTTGTTGGCATTGGACTTCCCCAAAATCGTCTACAACGCCAAATCGCTGTATCGGCGGCACGATATCGCTACCGTACAGTTTGACGTGCTGCTTGCCGCCCATCTATGTGCGCCTGACCGCACTAAATTGGACTTACCGTCACTCGCCGCCGATGTGCTGGGCGTTGAATTGCCTGCACCACTGTTTGAAGAAGCTGAGGGTTGCGGCGTACTGTCAGACGGCGCGGCTGAAACGGCAATTTCTCAATGGGTCGACGCGCTCTTTTCCTTGAACAAACACTACGCCGAAGCCCTTGAACAACAGGGCTTGACGGCATTGTACAACGATATAGAATTGCCGCTATCTCGCGTACTTGCTGAGATGGAAGACATCGGCATTGCCATTGACCGCGAGGCGTTGCAGACATTCGGTTCATTGTTGCGCGAGAAAGTTACTGAGCAGGAAAGGTTGGCTGCAGAGTCGATTGCGCCGATTGAACCTATCAACTGGCATTCTCCCAAGCAGTTGAGCGTGTTGCTCTTTGAAACGCTGCAACTCCCCACTAAGCGCAAAACCAAGACCGGCTACTCGACCGATATTGACGTGTTGGAATCGCTGCGCGGCAAACATCCCATCGTTGAACATATGATCGAGCTGCGCACGTTAAGTAAACTGTCCAGCACTTACGCCGAAGGCTTACAACGCGCCATTGGCGACGATGGACGCATTCACACCACATTTCAAATGACGGCAACCGTCACCGGGCGACTGTCATCCACCGAACCGAATTTGCAAAATATCCCTATCCGCACTGAGCTTGGCGGCGAACTGCGCCGTATGTTTGTAGCAAGTCGCGAAGATTATTTACTTGTCGATGCCGATTATTCGCAAATCGAATTGCGTGTGCTGGCGCATATCGCTAATGATGCCGTGATGAAAGAGGCGTTTAGCAAAGGCTTAGACATTCACACCATCACAGCTTGTGAAATTTTCGGCTGCGAACCGAGCGCCGTTACGCCACTCATGCGACGACAAGCCAAGGCCATCAATTTCGGCATTGTCTACGGTATGGGCGAACACAGCCTTGCCGTTGATTTGGGCATCACGCACGCCGAGGCAAAGGCTTACCGCAACAGCTACTTCGCTCGCTTTTCCGGCGTGCACGAATATCAAAAAAATATTGTTGAAACGGCGAAACAACAAGGTTACGTCAGCACCATTCTAGGGCGGCGGCGACCCTTGCCCGAGCTGCAATCATCCAACCACAATATCCGCGCGTTCGGCGAACGTGCCGCGCTCAACGCGCCCATTCAAGGCAGCTCCGCCGACATCATCAAACTCGCCATGTTGACAGTGCATCAAGCCTTATCACAATCGGGCTTGCAGGCAAAATTACTGCTACAAGTGCATGACGAACTATTGCTGGAATGCCCCAAGGACGAAGCCAATGACGTTTGCGTACTAGTCAGACGATGTATGGAGAACGTGTACGCGCTGACGGTGCCACTGGTGGCAGACATAGCGGTAGGCAAGACTTGGCAGGAGGCGCATTAA
- the cysS gene encoding cysteine--tRNA ligase — translation MLKFYNTRSRQKEDFMPLATDTVSIYTCGPTVYAQAHIGNLRAYLFMDSLRRILRRNGYTLRHCMNITDVGHLTDDGDDGEDKMSAAAKKQRLSPWDIAKHYTELFMRDMEALHIDLPEIITPATGYIDDMIDFVQALQDKGYAYEIDDGVYFDISKFPEYGQLARLNLDEQKAGARVEVNNQKRNPFDFALWKKAEPSHIMQWPSPWGQGYPGWHIECSAISRHHLGDMFDIHTGGEDHIPVHHENEIAQSCALLGHAGAKLWMHNAFLQVDGGKMGKSLGNAYTLDDLRDKGYAPVHYRYLCTNAHYRSKCNFTWDGIAAAKTAQQRYAATIKAHQGKTSPDLDIAQLEAHRTAFDEALNDDLNLPKALGIAHTTAKLPFDDRVYQALLSFDEVLQLLHDAPNDEIKDLPAEITTLLEQRANARSAKDWAQSDSLRDTIAAAGYTVKDTANGQECAKS, via the coding sequence ATGCTCAAATTTTACAATACACGCTCCCGCCAAAAAGAGGATTTCATGCCACTGGCCACCGATACCGTTTCCATTTATACCTGTGGCCCGACGGTTTATGCACAGGCGCATATCGGTAACTTGCGCGCTTATCTGTTCATGGACAGTTTGCGTCGCATCTTGCGTCGCAATGGCTACACGCTTCGACACTGCATGAATATCACCGACGTAGGTCACTTAACTGATGACGGCGATGACGGCGAAGATAAAATGAGCGCTGCCGCAAAAAAACAAAGGCTGTCACCATGGGACATCGCTAAGCATTATACCGAACTTTTTATGCGCGATATGGAGGCATTGCACATCGACTTGCCCGAAATCATCACACCCGCAACGGGTTATATTGACGATATGATTGATTTCGTACAAGCCTTACAAGATAAAGGTTACGCCTATGAAATTGACGATGGCGTTTATTTTGATATATCTAAATTCCCTGAATACGGCCAGCTTGCCCGCTTGAATCTTGACGAACAAAAGGCAGGCGCGCGCGTTGAAGTCAACAACCAAAAGCGCAACCCCTTTGACTTCGCGTTGTGGAAAAAGGCCGAACCGTCGCACATTATGCAGTGGCCGTCGCCGTGGGGACAGGGCTATCCCGGCTGGCATATCGAGTGTTCAGCCATTTCCCGCCACCATTTGGGCGATATGTTCGACATTCACACCGGTGGCGAGGATCATATCCCTGTCCATCACGAAAATGAAATCGCGCAATCCTGCGCCCTGCTGGGTCATGCGGGCGCGAAATTATGGATGCACAACGCCTTTTTACAAGTCGATGGCGGCAAAATGGGCAAAAGTTTGGGTAACGCTTACACGCTGGATGATTTGCGTGACAAGGGCTACGCGCCTGTACATTACCGCTACCTCTGCACTAACGCACACTATCGCAGCAAATGCAATTTCACTTGGGACGGCATCGCGGCCGCCAAGACGGCACAGCAACGTTACGCGGCCACCATTAAGGCACATCAAGGCAAAACGTCGCCTGATTTAGATATTGCACAGCTTGAAGCTCATCGCACGGCCTTTGACGAGGCGCTCAATGATGATTTGAATCTGCCCAAAGCCTTAGGTATCGCGCATACAACAGCAAAATTACCCTTTGACGATCGTGTGTATCAAGCATTGTTGTCGTTTGACGAAGTGTTGCAACTGTTACATGACGCCCCAAATGATGAAATTAAGGACCTCCCCGCCGAAATTACGACACTGTTGGAACAACGCGCTAATGCTCGCTCAGCAAAGGATTGGGCTCAGAGCGACAGCTTGCGTGACACCATCGCTGCCGCCGGATACACCGTTAAGGACACCGCCAACGGACAGGAGTGTGCAAAATCGTGA
- the cysE gene encoding serine O-acetyltransferase: MFKQWKEDIAAIRTRDPAARNNFEVFFLYAGFKALRRHRRAHWWYNRKHYFIARWISERTRRKTGIEIHPAAKIGKGLFIDHGSGVVIGETVEIGDNVTIYQGVTLGGTGKDKGKRHPSIGNNVLIGAGAAILGPFTVHDNARIASGAVVLKEVPENATAVGVPARIVRIGDQKISPLDHVNTPDPVNQCISQLQKDVDELKAKLGIQRDTNGAL; the protein is encoded by the coding sequence ATGTTCAAGCAATGGAAAGAAGACATCGCCGCCATTCGGACACGTGACCCGGCAGCGCGAAATAATTTTGAAGTATTTTTCCTGTACGCCGGATTCAAGGCACTGCGGCGGCATCGCCGTGCCCATTGGTGGTACAATCGAAAACATTATTTCATCGCCCGCTGGATTTCCGAGCGCACGCGGCGCAAAACGGGCATTGAAATTCACCCTGCCGCCAAAATCGGAAAAGGGCTTTTTATCGACCACGGTTCCGGCGTTGTCATTGGCGAAACGGTCGAAATTGGCGACAATGTGACCATCTACCAAGGTGTGACGCTGGGCGGCACGGGCAAGGATAAAGGCAAACGCCACCCTAGCATTGGCAACAATGTGTTGATTGGCGCAGGTGCCGCAATATTGGGGCCGTTTACCGTGCATGACAATGCGCGGATTGCCAGCGGCGCGGTAGTGCTGAAAGAAGTGCCTGAAAACGCTACGGCAGTGGGCGTTCCGGCGCGAATTGTCCGCATTGGCGACCAAAAAATATCGCCCCTTGACCACGTGAATACGCCCGACCCGGTCAACCAATGCATTTCACAGTTGCAGAAAGATGTTGACGAATTAAAGGCTAAGCTCGGCATACAGCGCGACACTAACGGCGCACTGTAG
- a CDS encoding aspartate carbamoyltransferase regulatory subunit, with amino-acid sequence MDKQFVNPIDKGIVIDHIRQGLGIKLYHHLGLNNVDFTVAIVTNAASNRCGRKDIIKIQNNIALDYAVIGLIDANATVNIIEGGRVVNKERMSLPQKVENAIKCKNPRCVTAAERGVVHTFTLCDEQAGLYRCVYCEERASGM; translated from the coding sequence ATGGATAAGCAGTTTGTAAATCCCATTGACAAAGGCATTGTCATTGACCACATCAGGCAAGGCTTGGGCATTAAACTATACCATCACTTGGGGCTAAATAATGTCGATTTCACGGTTGCTATCGTCACCAACGCCGCCAGCAATCGCTGCGGACGCAAAGACATCATAAAAATCCAGAATAATATCGCGCTTGATTATGCCGTCATTGGATTGATTGACGCCAACGCCACGGTCAATATCATCGAGGGCGGCCGCGTTGTCAACAAAGAGCGCATGAGTTTACCACAGAAAGTAGAAAATGCCATCAAATGCAAAAATCCCCGTTGCGTGACTGCTGCGGAGCGAGGCGTTGTGCATACGTTTACATTGTGTGACGAGCAGGCGGGGTTGTATCGGTGCGTGTATTGTGAGGAACGGGCGAGCGGGATGTAG
- the pyrB gene encoding aspartate carbamoyltransferase, producing MNLQARNLINTLDLSLDEQAQLLTMAADMMCDSSRYTHCLDATVMASLFFEPSTRTRLSFEAAMQRLGGSVIGFSEAASSSVSKGESLSDTIIMAGQYADVIVMRSPKEGAPLVAAGVSDVPVINAGDGGREHPTQTLTDLMTIQQRLGRLDNLTIGCCGDLKFGRTVHSLVKNLGRYPNVKFVFVSPDELTVPQYLRDYLQENGIPFVETADLVQSMPELDILYMTRVQRERFFNEEEYIRLKDRYILDIAKLKTARENMAILHPLPRVNEIAVVIDSDPRAAYFEQVKNGMYVRMALLASILGRQF from the coding sequence ATGAATTTACAAGCACGGAATCTCATCAATACCTTGGACTTGTCGCTTGACGAACAAGCCCAATTGTTGACAATGGCGGCGGACATGATGTGTGATTCGTCGCGGTATACCCATTGCTTAGACGCCACGGTGATGGCGTCTTTGTTTTTTGAGCCGAGTACGCGTACGCGGCTAAGTTTCGAGGCTGCTATGCAACGGCTGGGCGGGTCTGTGATTGGGTTTTCTGAGGCGGCAAGCTCCAGCGTCTCTAAGGGCGAGAGCCTGTCGGATACCATCATTATGGCCGGCCAGTATGCTGACGTGATTGTCATGCGAAGCCCCAAAGAAGGCGCACCGTTGGTGGCGGCGGGCGTAAGTGATGTGCCGGTTATCAATGCCGGTGACGGCGGACGTGAGCACCCGACGCAGACTTTGACCGACTTGATGACGATACAGCAGCGTTTGGGGCGACTGGATAATTTAACGATCGGCTGTTGCGGCGATTTGAAATTTGGGCGCACAGTGCATTCACTGGTCAAAAATTTGGGGCGGTATCCCAACGTGAAATTTGTCTTCGTTTCACCCGATGAGTTGACTGTGCCGCAGTACCTTCGCGACTACTTGCAAGAAAACGGCATACCATTCGTTGAAACAGCAGACTTAGTGCAGTCCATGCCGGAATTGGACATTTTATACATGACGCGGGTGCAGCGTGAACGGTTCTTCAACGAAGAGGAGTATATCCGGCTTAAAGACCGCTATATTTTGGATATTGCCAAATTGAAAACGGCGCGCGAAAACATGGCAATCTTGCATCCTTTGCCGCGTGTCAATGAAATTGCCGTCGTCATCGACAGCGACCCGCGTGCAGCGTATTTTGAGCAAGTCAAGAACGGGATGTATGTCAGAATGGCACTGTTGGCGAGCATACTGGGGAGGCAATTTTAA
- a CDS encoding S-layer homology domain-containing protein, which translates to MMRTKRILALLVCLSLFMSMFGIAAATPIAPTNANNGVVFDIFDIPTIAWGRAPGGDGTIGNITNQNGAYTFHNVGGGWPNATVTFGEEIPFSPEDLHYIHFHFDIEVAYNASVHFIDIDFPQGARANWTIQAFGNGLTDVGDLLPGRYIGSASLANVIDYHFELEPNSSDGFDFVFGTFPFDDLLFSGLTIWAVGGDVTVREFRLIDTRIVDMRPLPTSEIDTPNSWAHTYMRDALQHGIVGAQLPSGVAFRQGAPRWYIAELLANFMVVYSNAANLDAVVANWLAVDGNVPGNINFPDVPATHPQYAQITALATMGVITGGTFDGVFGFGPNHTLTRAQAAVGLANMMRALGYDITNYDDASVFADWGIPVANGGIQSWAHMPVSFLYHYDVMGNTTSEINLLPDGSNYVFSPNMAFDTQQLITAMVRMLLEVEWPSPTLVSMLDFLDVPPSAWRALRVAGEAAQIDIVNGNLAVRNLVGGWPSRVLDLRDENISIPESDWDYISLIIDVDVTVANFNGYANIILSTDAGDREIVGEVTIAPISAPQLRAGNHRLTLPLRSILPNGTSGSIDIEGMLIQVVQAGTVVTVNQLMLHDSRDGYEFIAPEPQPDPEDEANFLVFDTATIVAGGSGTATVRGDGNGGRVTITNSGGGWPRATLTVANPVGIPRDEWHNYEFVYDFTASSSGEVSIALVSEVEANAPRHYASLTNYLRIMGAQRGGDDNDIVGSRYSGTVNLRTLLTSMQFDADVFYMYGLYVFAIGDGTVVRVDAAHVVPIEEEDVELFPADQVPVILYHMVLPCAIYEENGWQNNSVVLRLRHFYEQMRYLYEEGFTPITALQFEEWFFDNSVLLPKNPVLLHFDDGYMSDYMFAAPVLRQFGFVATNFRHTVTIYPQYQWNTGRYDLVGQGTNHMARRHMIRTKDVFEHASHSHDMHQGGWHLSNLYNQLGHAGLVSHLRNDFRTSINAAPMTLRHVFAYTYGVNNAAYHEALEAEGVTHAFDVTPQPARRTDNRWTISRYMIDSAGSRSNYPMWLFSAIANGTAAGNHG; encoded by the coding sequence ATGATGAGAACAAAACGTATCTTGGCACTTTTAGTCTGCCTGTCCCTGTTTATGAGCATGTTCGGCATCGCTGCTGCTACGCCTATTGCGCCGACCAACGCGAATAATGGTGTCGTGTTTGATATCTTCGACATACCCACTATCGCCTGGGGCAGAGCTCCGGGCGGCGATGGTACAATCGGCAATATCACCAACCAAAATGGTGCCTACACGTTCCACAACGTCGGCGGCGGCTGGCCAAATGCCACCGTTACTTTTGGCGAGGAAATCCCTTTCTCACCGGAAGATTTGCACTACATTCATTTTCATTTTGATATTGAGGTTGCATACAACGCCAGCGTTCACTTTATCGACATTGACTTCCCCCAAGGCGCCAGAGCAAACTGGACGATTCAAGCTTTTGGCAACGGACTCACCGACGTTGGCGACCTCTTGCCCGGTCGTTATATCGGCAGTGCCAGCTTAGCCAACGTCATTGACTATCATTTTGAGCTTGAGCCAAACTCCAGCGACGGCTTTGACTTTGTATTCGGTACATTTCCGTTTGATGACCTTCTCTTTTCGGGTCTGACCATTTGGGCGGTCGGTGGCGACGTCACTGTCCGCGAATTCCGTTTAATTGACACGCGCATTGTCGATATGCGCCCGCTCCCAACCTCGGAGATAGACACGCCTAACAGTTGGGCACATACATACATGCGCGACGCGTTGCAGCATGGCATCGTCGGTGCACAATTGCCTTCGGGTGTTGCTTTCCGCCAAGGCGCGCCACGCTGGTACATCGCTGAGCTTTTGGCTAACTTTATGGTTGTGTACAGCAACGCGGCAAACCTTGATGCCGTCGTTGCCAACTGGCTTGCCGTTGATGGCAATGTGCCCGGAAACATTAACTTTCCGGATGTGCCTGCGACTCATCCTCAATATGCGCAAATTACGGCGTTGGCAACCATGGGCGTTATTACGGGCGGCACATTTGACGGCGTGTTTGGCTTTGGCCCCAATCACACGCTGACGCGCGCGCAAGCCGCTGTTGGTTTGGCAAATATGATGAGGGCTTTGGGCTACGACATTACAAATTACGATGATGCTTCTGTCTTTGCCGATTGGGGCATTCCCGTGGCAAACGGCGGCATTCAGTCTTGGGCGCATATGCCGGTTTCTTTCTTGTATCATTACGACGTGATGGGCAACACGACAAGTGAAATCAATCTACTTCCTGACGGCTCAAACTACGTATTCAGCCCCAACATGGCATTTGATACCCAACAGCTGATCACTGCTATGGTGCGTATGTTGTTAGAGGTTGAATGGCCAAGCCCCACGCTTGTTTCTATGCTTGACTTCCTTGATGTTCCGCCAAGCGCGTGGCGCGCCCTGCGTGTGGCCGGCGAAGCTGCACAAATCGATATTGTCAACGGCAACCTCGCTGTGCGCAACCTTGTCGGCGGTTGGCCAAGCCGTGTGCTTGACCTGCGCGATGAAAACATCAGCATTCCCGAAAGCGATTGGGATTACATTTCGCTTATCATTGACGTAGATGTAACTGTCGCAAACTTTAACGGCTACGCCAACATCATCCTTTCGACCGATGCAGGCGACCGAGAGATAGTCGGTGAAGTAACCATAGCACCTATCTCCGCACCGCAGCTAAGGGCAGGCAATCATCGTTTAACATTGCCTTTGCGGAGCATTTTGCCGAATGGAACAAGCGGCAGCATTGACATTGAGGGCATGCTGATTCAAGTGGTGCAAGCCGGTACGGTTGTCACAGTAAATCAATTGATGTTGCACGATAGCCGTGATGGGTACGAGTTCATTGCGCCCGAACCACAACCTGATCCTGAAGATGAGGCAAATTTCCTTGTTTTCGACACGGCCACTATCGTTGCGGGCGGCTCCGGCACGGCAACTGTCAGAGGCGACGGCAACGGTGGGCGCGTCACGATTACCAACAGCGGCGGCGGCTGGCCACGCGCCACTTTGACCGTTGCCAACCCGGTCGGCATTCCGCGCGACGAATGGCACAACTATGAATTTGTCTATGACTTCACGGCATCCAGCAGCGGCGAGGTTTCCATCGCGTTGGTTAGCGAAGTTGAAGCAAATGCGCCTCGACACTACGCCTCCTTGACCAACTACTTACGCATTATGGGCGCGCAACGCGGCGGCGATGACAACGATATTGTCGGCAGCCGGTATTCCGGCACGGTCAACTTGCGCACCCTGCTGACCAGCATGCAATTTGACGCTGATGTGTTCTATATGTACGGCTTGTACGTTTTTGCCATCGGCGATGGTACGGTGGTTCGCGTTGATGCGGCGCATGTTGTTCCGATTGAAGAAGAAGACGTTGAGTTGTTCCCCGCTGATCAAGTGCCGGTCATTCTTTATCACATGGTACTGCCATGTGCCATTTATGAGGAAAACGGTTGGCAAAATAACAGCGTTGTTTTACGTTTGCGGCATTTTTATGAGCAAATGCGCTACCTGTACGAAGAGGGCTTTACGCCTATCACGGCATTGCAATTTGAGGAATGGTTTTTTGACAACTCCGTGTTGTTACCCAAAAATCCTGTACTGTTGCACTTTGACGACGGCTATATGAGCGACTATATGTTTGCCGCCCCTGTCCTGCGTCAGTTCGGTTTCGTGGCAACAAATTTCCGACATACGGTAACAATCTATCCGCAATACCAGTGGAACACAGGGCGCTATGATCTCGTTGGCCAAGGCACAAACCATATGGCGAGACGTCACATGATTCGTACCAAAGATGTCTTTGAACACGCCTCGCATTCGCATGATATGCACCAAGGCGGCTGGCATCTCAGCAATTTGTACAATCAACTTGGACATGCCGGACTGGTCTCTCACCTTCGCAACGACTTCCGCACAAGCATTAATGCTGCGCCCATGACCCTGCGCCATGTTTTTGCTTATACTTATGGCGTTAACAACGCCGCATACCATGAGGCATTAGAGGCAGAGGGCGTGACACACGCGTTTGATGTAACTCCTCAGCCGGCACGGCGCACGGATAATCGCTGGACCATCTCTCGCTATATGATTGACTCAGCCGGTTCACGTTCAAATTACCCGATGTGGCTGTTCAGCGCAATTGCCAACGGCACAGCAGCAGGCAACCACGGCTAA